TTCCACTTCACCCCGGCAGGCTCGGAGTTCACCCTGGTCGACCGCGGCGGCAACGACGGCGGCGGCACCACCGGCCCCTGGCTCGCGCCGTGGGAACTTCCCAACACCATCACCTGCGACGACCGTCCCCCGGTCGTGCCGCCTCCCGCGCCGTCCCCCTGGTGATCAGGCCGGAACGCGGGGCCGGGCCGCTCGGAGCGGCCCGGCCGGGGGTCAGATCGGGGGATAGGCGTTGGTCACCAGCATGGTGAACTGGTCATGGTGCCACTGCCCCGGTGCCGGGGCCTCGTAGAGCGCTCCGGTGCGCTCGGCGGGGTTGATGCGGCCGTACGCCGTGGGGCTGCACATCACGTCGAAGCGCGCGTTCGGGTCGTCCACGTCCAGGATGGGTGGCCGGCTGAGACCGTCGGACTCGCCGGGTGGCTTGATCCACAGTAAGGCGTGGTAGTTGTTCGGGGACACGGGTCTCGGCCGCTCGCCGAGACCCGCGCCGGCCTGGTTGCAGAAGTTGTGGCGGTAGGTGCGCCGGTCGATCCTGGCCTGGTCGACATGCGTGTCGACCTGGGTCGACGTCGAGGGTGCCCTCGGACGGTAGGTCCCACCCCAGCCGTTGCGTGAGGTGTCGACGATCATGCCGACCGAGGAGGGGAAACCCCGGCTGGTCATGGCGTTGAGCAGCGCCGTGGAGAAGTCGCCCTCGTCGAAGACGGGGTTCCGGTCGTAGAACCTGCTGCTGTGCACCGGTTGTCCGCCGACCAGGCGGTAGGGGTCCGGCAGGAAGGTCTCGTCCAGCGGTACGTAGTCGGCGACGTTGAGGGCGAAGCCGGTCACGGCCGACATACCGCGCGCGGTGCCGCGCACCGTCGCGGCGATCCGGTCGGCGAAGCCCGGGAAGACCGTGTCGTAGCCGATCCAGTGGGAGACCCCGGCGTCCAGGTACAGCCAGACGTTGGGGAGCGGGCCGAGGCGGTCCACGGCGTACCGGATGCCGTCGGTGTAGACCCCGCTCGCCTCGGCCGTCTGGCACATCGCGGTCGGCTGGAACGGCGCGACGGCCAGCGAGGCCAGCGACCGCGGCTCGACGACGAAGACGACACGCAGGCCCTGGTAGCGGGGCCGGGAGACGATCTCGGTGATCGGGTCGATGAACTCGGCCCGGTACCTGCCGAGGCCGTCGGGTGATCCGAGCTCACCCCCGCCTGCGGGGCTCGTGCAGTCGCGGTACGGCAGGTCGTACAGCACGAAGGTCACGTACGTCGCACGCTGCTGCAGGGCTCCTTCCAGGTGGTCCACCAGCGTCCGGGAGCTGTAGGGGCCGGTCACCTTGGCGATGCGGTCCAGCCACACGGCGGTCGGGGTGCCCGCCACCGCGTAGATGCGCAGTTCGAGCTGGTTGTTCCCCGTGCCGGAGCGCACTATGGAGGCGGACCGCAGTGCGTTGGCGGTCCAGTCGGGGTTCACGTAGCCGGTCCCGCCGAGGAACGGGTTGACGGGGGTCTTCACGGTCGGCGTCGGGATCGGCGTGGGGGTCGGCGTCGGGGTGGCGGTGACGATGGTGCGGCAGGTCACGCCGTTGAGGGTGAAGGCCGTGGGGTGGGGATTGGCGCCTTGCCACGTGGCGGTGAAGCCGAGGACCATGGTCGCGCCGGCGTTGAGGACGTGGTTCGGTGGCTGGGTGTACGACTGGCTCAGCGCCGTCACCTGGGTGCCGGACTGGATCCACTGCGCGTTCCAGCCGTTCTGGATCGTCTGGCTTCCCGGGGGCCCGGGGAAGGTGAAGGCCACCGTCCAGCCCCATAGCGAGTCGCCGGTGTTCCGCACCGCCAAGGAGGCGACGAAGCCACCTGAACCGGTGGTGCCCCACTGCTGCACGGTGTAGGTGGCCTCGCACGACGCGGCGGCCGACGCGGCGGCGGACAGGCCGGTGACGGCGAGCAGGAAGGCCACCGGCAGGACCAGGACGCGGTACCACGGGGAGCGGCTGTTCCAGGGACCCATCCGGGATCCTCTCCTGAAGCGCGGCCGGTCAGCCGGCAGCCGGGGGGTAGGCGTTGGCCACCAGTGCGGCGAACTGGTCGTGGTGCCAGTCTCCGTACATCGGCGCGTTCGGCAGCGCGTTGGTCGGCACAGCGGGGTTGAACCGGTTGTTCGCGGACGGGTCGCACATGCGGTCCACGAGGCGGTCGGACTCCGGGGGCAGCAGCGGGCCGCCGGCGCCGTCCGACTCGCCAGGCGGCTTGATCCACAACAGCGCGTCGACGCCGGGGAACGGGTTCGCGACCGGCCGGCTGCCGAGGCCCGCACCCTTCTGGTTGCACCAGCTGAAGCGGTAGGGACGCCGGTCGAGGCGGCCGCCGTCGACGTACTCGTCCACGGTGCCGCCGACGCCGGGGGAGCCCGGACGGTCCGGCCCGCCCCAGCCGTTGCGTGAGGTGTCGATCACCGCGCCGATGGCGGAGGACAGGCCCCGCTGGATCAGCGCGCCGCGCATCGCCGTCGCGTAGTCGCGTTCGTCGAAGTACGGGTTCCATTCGTAGAACCTCGCCGAGCGGACCGGGGAGCCGCCGATCATGGCGTACGGGTCGGTCAGGTAGGGCTCCTCGGTGGGGACGTAGTCGGCGACGTTGGTCGCGATGCCGTCCACGCTCGCCGCTCCCGCCGCGGTGTCCCGCACCACGGACGCGATCAGGTCGGCGAGCGCGCCGAAGTTGGCGTCCCAGCCGATCCACCCCGCGTGGCCGGCGTCGAGGTAGGTGTAGACGTTCGGCAGCGGCGACAGGCGGTCCAGTGCGTACCGGATGCCTTGCGTGTACGCGCCGGACTGCCCGGCCTGGACGCACGACACGTAGTGGTTCCCTGTGATGAGGTCGACCAGCGAACGGGGCTCGACGATCGCGGCGACACGCAGCCGCGCGTACTTGGGCTGGGAGACGACGGCGGTGATCGCGTCGACGAACTCGGTCCTGTACCGGTTGAGGCCGTTGTCCTGCCAGTGCAGTTCGGCCGGGGAGACGAGGTTCAGGCAGTCCTTGTCCGGCAGGTTGTACAGCACCAGTGTGACGTAGCCGGCTCCCTGCGCCACGGCGGCGTCCAGGTGCGCCGCGAGGCCTCGGGTGACTCCCGGGCCGCCGGTGACCTTGGCGATGCTGTCCAGCCAGACCGCCGTGGACACCGACTTCAGACGCCGCATGCTGTCGGCGGCGGACCCGCCGGCCGCCACGGCGGAGCTCTCGACGTTGGCCGTCCAGTCCTGGTTGACGTACCCCGCCACCCCGGCGAAGGGATTGTCGACCGGCACGTCAGGCGTCGGCGTCGGCGTCGGGCTCGGTGTCGGTGTCGGTGTCGGTGTGGGGCTCGGTGTCGGTGTCGGTGTGGGGGTCGGTGTGGGGCTCGGGATCAGGATGATCCGGCATGGCACGCCGTTGAGCGCGAAGTCCGTCGGAGGCGGGTTGCTCCCGGTCCAGGTGGCGTTGAAGCCGATCGTGAACGACCCGCCGGTCGCGATGGTGCCGCTCCAGGCCGGGCTCGTCGCGCTGACGCGACGGCCGTTCTGGGTCCAGTTCGCCGACCAGCCCTGGGTGAGCCGCTGGCTCCCCGGGAACGTGAAGGTCAGCGTCCAGCGCGGCAGGGGTTCACCGGTGTTCCTGACGGCGATCGACGCGGTGAGACCGCCGGAGCCCGACCCCCACGTGGTGGTGGAGTACGTGACCTCGCAGCTCACCGCGGCGTCGGCACGCACAGAGGTGCCGGCCACGAGCCCCACCGCCGCGAGCACCGCGGCCATGAGGACGGTGAGGAGGTTGCGCGGGGTCTGAGCAAGCCCCATGGACGATCAACTCCATGATCGATGAACCGATGGTCCGCCGTCCCCGTCCGACGGCCGCGGCACCGTCCGTCCGGACGCCGGTGACTTCACGGTGCGGCACACCCCGGCGACGCGTACAGAACGACGCCGGCCCTCACCTTCTGTGATGGACGACAAAGGGGACAACGGCCTGACCGAATCGACTCGGAACCTCGGCAAACGCCGTGTGGCGACCTGATGGCGGTGCACAACCCATTGAAAGATTCAGCCCGGCGGCAGGTCATCGGTGGCGGTGTCCCCATCATCGGTCACGGGCTTGGGAGAGGTCAGGTGCGCATCACGGGAGATGTGGCGGTTCGCTGCGCGGTGAGAGATTCGGATGATCGGTGAGGAGGGGCTCATGAGCGAGGAACTGCCGGCGGCCGGGTACTGGACGGGTTTCGACCAGTTGCGTGCGGCGCAGGACAAGCAGCTTCACATGGTGTTCGAGCAGGTCGGCAGGTCTCCGTTCTATCGGGAGCGGTTCGGGGGACGGCCGGTCACGGAGCTCGACGGGTTGCCGATGACCTCCAAGGACGATCTGCGGGACAGTTATCCGTTCGGCATGCTGGCGGTGCCGAAGGCGCGACTCGCCACCTATCACGAGTCCAGCGGGACCAGCGGCGCCGCGACACCCACTCCGACGTACTACACGGCGCAGGAGTGGGACGAGCTGGTCGACCGGTTCCTGCGGAACTCGATCCCGATGACGGCGGACGACACCTTGCTGGTGCGCATCCCGTACGCGCTGGTGATGGCCGGTCACCTCGCGCACCAGGCGGGACTCGCCGTCGGGGCCACGGTGATCCCCAGCGACTGCCGGTCGCTCGCGTCGCCGTACTCGCGCGTGGTTCGTGCGCTGCACGACCTCGACGTCACCCTGACGTGGTCGACGCCTAGTGAGGTGCTGGTGTGGGCCGCGGGGGCCAGGCTGGCCGGGTACCGCACCGAGACGGACTTTCCTTCCTTACGGGCCTTCTACACCGCCGGTGAGCCGCTCAGCCCGGCACGGCGTGCGCGGATCAGCGAGGTGTGGGGTGGCACGCCGGTGCTCGACGTGTACGGGTCCACGGAGGTCGGCTCGGTGGCCGGGACCTGTCCGGCGGGGGTGATGCATTTCTGGGCCGACCGGCTGCTGCCTGAGGTGTACGACGCGGAGACCGGTGCGTTCGCGCGCGAGGGGTCGGGGCAGCTCGTGGTGACGCCGCTGTACCAGGAGGCCATGCCGCTGATCCGGTACGACCTCGGCGACCACGTGGAGATCCACTACGACGAGTGCGCGTGCGGGTGGTACCTGCCGACCATCCGGGTGCTCGGCCGGATCTCGCACGGCAACGAGGTGGCGGGACGGAGCCTGTCGGTGCGGCAGGTCGAGGAGGCCGTCTACCGCCTGCCTGCCGGGCTCGGCGTGCTGTTCTGGCGGGCCAAGGCGCATCCCGAACGGCTGGTCGTGCAGATCGAGGTGGAGCATGAGCACGCGGCGGACGCGGTGAGCGGTCTGCTGGCGATCATCGAGGAGCTGCTGGACGTCCCCGCCACGGTGGAGCCGGTCCCGCCTGGCACGCTGGTCCCGGCCGAGCTGCTGACCGGCCGTCTGGACGCGATGAAGCCGCGCCGGCTGTTCGGCCCGGACGAGGACTGGGACGCGGCCGTCCTGCGCTGCTGACCCTGGGCCGGAATCCGGGGTCACGGTGCGGCGTGTCCGCGACTGCCGAGGGCCCAGGTCGGCGGAAAACCCGTTGCCGGGGGCTCGGGCCGGCGGAAAACCCGTTGGGGTGGAAAACAGGAGTGATGGCACACTTCACTCGTGACCCCGGATTCCGTGCCTGCCACCGTCGCCCCGCACAAGAACGAACGGCCGGACCTGCGGCGGCTCCAGCGGCGGACGCTCGGGGTGCTGTCGGCGGCACAGGTCGCCGGCGGGATCGGGGTGGCGACCGGCGCGGCGGTCAGTTCCCTTCTGGTGGCGGACATCTCGGGGTCGGTGGCGATCAGCGGGTTCGCCGGGACGGCGACGGTGCTCGGGGCCGCGCTGCTCGCGATACCCGCGGCGCAGGCCGCGAACCGGTCGGGACGGCGGACGGGGCTGCTGCTCGCGTACGGGCTGGCGGTGCTCGGCTGCGTGATCTGCGTGGCGGCGATCGCCATCAGGTCGTGGCCGCTGCTGCTCGCCGGGCTGGTGCTGGCCGGGGGAGCGAGCGCGGGTAATCTCGCGGCGCGTTACTCGGCGACCGATCTGTCGCCACCCGGGTACGCGGGACGTCATCTTTCCCTGGTGGTCTGGGCCGCGACGATCGGGTCGGTGACCGGCCCGAACCTCGCGGGCCCGGCGGAGCAGGCCGCCGTCGCGCTCGGACTCGGCCGTGAGGAGGGCCCCTTCGCGCTGGCCGCCGTGACGTTCACCGTGGCCGCCGTGATCGTGGTCGCCGGCCTACGTCCCGACCCGCTCCTGGTGGCCCGTGGCACCGCGGGAAACACCGGCACCTCGACCGGCCCTCGCATCTCGACCGGCCCCCACATCTCGGACGGCTCCGGCGCCTCGGACGGCGGCGTCGCCGGGGGTCTCGGCACAGCGGACGGTCCCGGTACGCAGGACGGCCGCGGTGGCGCGGCGGTACGGCCGAAGCGGACGTTGCGCGGGTCGTGGCGGGTCGTGCGGGAGACGCCGGACGCGCGGCGTGCGCTGGTGGCCATCGCGGCGAGCCACACCGCCATGGTGTCGATCATGTCGATGACACCGGTCCATCTCGACCACGGCGACGCCGGTCTGTCGATCATCGGGATCGTGCTGAGCGCGCACATCGCCGGCATGTACGTCTTCTCGCCGCTGGTCGGCTGGCTGGCCGACCGCGCCGGCGCCATCCCCGTCCTCGTCATCGGGTTGTGCCAGCTCCTGCTCGCCGCCGCGATCGCCGCCTCGGCCGCGCCGGGTGACGTCGCGCTGCTCAGTCTCGGCCTTTTCCTGCTCGGCACCGGCTGGTCCTGCGGCCTGGTCGCCGGCTCGGCGCTGCTCAGCGAGTCGGTCGGCATCGACCACCGGCCGTCCGCGCAGGGCCTGTCCGACCTGATCATGAACGTCTGCGGCGCCACCGGCACCATGGTCGCCGGGGTGGTGGTCGCCGCCGGTTCCTACGCCATGCTCGGCGTGGCGGTCGCCGTCCTGGTGACCCTGCCGGCCGCGTGGCTGCTGTCCGCACGCGCCGGCCGCGCGCCGGCCTCCTGAGATTGTCGGCGGCGTCCGCCATAGTGGGTGGCATGTTCGAGACCGAAGCGGAGCTGGACCGGCTCCAGGCCCTGCTCGACGCCTCATTGGCGAGTTCCACCGCGCACCTGAGATCGATCATCACCCCCGGGGAGCGCACCATCCCGGCGCGGCGGCTCACCGAGATCCTCAACGGCATGTGCACGCTGGCCCTCTCGACCGTGACGGCGAGCGGTGAGCCGCGGATCAGCGGCGTCGACGGCCACTTCCTGCACGGCAAGTGGATCTTCGGCACCTCCGCCACCGCCGCCAAGGCCCGCCACCTGCGAGCCCGTCCCGCGGTGAGCGCCGCCTACCTGCGCGGCGAGGAGATCGGCGTCTTCACCCACGGCACCGCACACCTCCTCAACCCCGAGGATGGCCCCGCCGACCCCACCTGGGACGAGGTCAAGGCCCACCTGATCGCTCACTACGGCGAGTCCCCCACCGGCTGGGGCGACGTCGTGTACTACCGCCTGGAGCCCCACTGGATGGTCGTCTACGCCGGCGACCCCGACAAGGTGGCGCCGAACGCGTCCTGAACCGCCGCGCACGCGGGAATGTCGCCGTCGGTGGCCATACTCGGGGGATGGAACCTCGGATCTCACTGATCACACTGGGGGTGTCCGACCTCCGGCGGTCGCACGCGTTCTACCGTGACGGTCTCGGGCTGCCGACCACCCGCGAACCGGAGGAAGGGATCGTGTTCTTCCGCACCTCGGGGGTGGTGCTGGCGCTCTATCCCTACGCCGATCTCGCCGACGACGTGGGGCCGGGGTGGGACGGGCCGCGTTCGACGTTCACCGGCATCACCATCGCGCACAACGTACGAGAACGTCACGAGGTCGACGAGGTGCTGGAGCAGGCGCGCCGCGCCGGGGCCGAAATCGTCAAACCGGCGGCCGACACGCACTGGGGAGGCTACTCGGGCTACTTCACCGATCCGGACGGCTACCTGTGGGAGATCGCCTGGGGGGCTTTCCCCTTCCACGCGGACGGCTCCGTGGACGTCGGGTGAGTGCGTCAGGGGTGCCGGGGGTCAGGTGTCGTGGTCGGTCGGTGCCGGGGTGCGGCAGGTGACCTCGAACCAGACGACCTTGCCGGTGGGTTCGGCGCGGGCTCCCCAGCGGTCGGCGAGGGCTTCCATCAGGTAGATGCCGCGGCCGCCTTCGTCGCCTTCGTGCGCGTGGCAGACGGCGGGCATGGCGGGGTTGGTGTCGCGTACCTCGCAGCGGCAGGTGCCGTTCTCGATCGTGAGGGTGAGGACCGCACCCCACGCGTGGCGCATGGCGTTGGTCACGGTCTCGCTGACCAGCAGTTCGACGGTGTCACCGCACCCGGGCACATTCCATTCCGCGAGCTGCCTGCGCACCCGTTTGCGGATGCGCGGCACCGTGGTGGGTTCGGGGACCAGCACCCAGGAGGCACGCGTGCCGTCGCGCCACGCCGAGCGCACCGGCTGCACGGGCCGGCTCTGGCCCCCGAGATGTACCCGGGCCGGCGTCGTGAGCCGTCCTGTGGCGGTCGTCGTGGCCGACATGGTCACGCCGCCTGCCCGTAGGCCGGCATCGCCTTGTGGATCGGCACGCTGCGTCCGTCCGGCATCAGCTCGCCAGTGTCCTCGAAGACGACCACGCCGTTGCACAGCAAGCCCCAGCCCTGCTCGGGGTGGAAGGCCACCATGCACGCCGCTTCGTGGTCCACAGCGTGCGCGGGCGGGCATTGAGGTTCGTGGTGACACATGGGAGTTACCTTCGATCTGATCGCTTTCGCGTCTGCCGGTCTTTGCCAACTTCTGAGTCGGTCTCGACCGGCTAATACCAACTAACGGGATTTCTACCCATTTCGCTACCCATAGCACACAAATGGGTACGAAACCTTTACCTCCGAGGGCTGGCCAGGTGACTCCGGCCCTGCTCAGCCACCCTCCGGCAGGCTGGAAAAGCAGGAGGGGTGTCCGGTGCGCAGGCACCGGACACCCCCACGGGCAAAGCGGGAATCACAAGGCGCGCAGGCCCTGGATGACCTCGCGCAGAATGCGTTCCTGAGGCAGTGACGCCACCCCGGCCGGCGTGCGCACGGACACGAGCCGCTGTTCGCGCAGATCCCCGAGCAGCACGCGGGTCACGGTCAGCGGCAGGCCGCTGTCGGAGGCCAGGTCGACCACGGACGTCGGCTCGGCGCACATGCGCAGCAGCCGCATGTGCTCGGGACCGAGCCCGTGCCGCGGCCGTGTCCCGGGGACGGCGGTCACCAGCGCCATCATGTCGAAATCCGGGCCGGTGGGCCGGGTGCGGCCCCGCGTGACGGTGTACGGACGGACCAGGGGCCCGGCGTCCTCGTCCAGCCAGCGCTCACCTTGACTCATGAGACGTCCCCCTGCCCGTCACGCGCGCGCTGCCAACCCGCGCGGAATGAGGAGAACACGTCAGGTGACGGCTGCGGCTCCTCCGCCTGCCGCTCCTCCAGGCTCGCGGCGGTGCGGCGTTCGGCGGCGGCCCGCTGCGCCGACTCCCTGAGCTGCGGTGCGAGGCTCGCCTGCCGCACCCGCTGCGGCAGGCCGGCCCGGCGTTTTCTCTCCGGGCCGTCGTCGTCCCCGATGGTGAGGGTCTCGCTCTCGGAGAAGCCCCCGGACGCGGCCTCCGCAGGCGCGCGGTGCGCCGGTACGTAGGCCTCGCCGCCGGCCTGCCGGGGGCCGTCCCCCGCGCCGGGTTCGAGCGCGGTGATCTGCTCGACGAGGTACTGCCCGTTCTGCGTGCCACCCGCCGGGATCGGGGTCACCAGGTCGTCGGGGATCAGGACGATCGCGGTGGTCCCGCCGTACGGCGAGTTGCGCAGGGAGACGCGGATGCCGCGCCGGGCCGCGAGGCGGCCGACGACGAACAGCCCGAGCCGGTCGCTGTCGGCGAGGTCGAACTCCGGCGGCTCCGACAGCCGGTGGTTGATCTCGGCAGCCTCCTCCTGGCTCAGCCCGAGGCCGCGGTCCTCGATCTCGATGACGAAGCCCCTGGCCACCGCCTCGCCGCGGACCTCCACGTGGGTGTGCGGCGGGGAGAAGATCGTGGCGTTCTCGACCAGCTCGGCCAGCAGGTGGATCACGTCCGTGGTGGCCGCGCCGTTCAGCGCCGTGTCCTCCGGGATGGTGATGTGGACCCGCAGATAGTCCTCGACCTCCTCCACGGCGGCGCGCACGACGTCGTAAAGCGGCACCGGGTGCCGCCAGCCGCGGCCCGGCACGGCACCCGACATGATGATCAGGCCTTCGGCGTGCCGCCGCATGCGTGTGGTGAGGTGGTCGATGCCGAACAGGTCCTCCAGCAGGTCGGGTTCGGTCACCCGCTGCTCCAGGGAGTCCAGCATGGTCAGCTGCCGGTGCAGCAGCGACTGGTTGCGCCGCGCGAGGTTGAGGAACACCTTGCCGACACCCTTGCGGATCTCGGCCTGCCCCACCGCCGCCTCGATCGCGGTGGACTGCACCGAGGTGAACGCGCGGCCGACGTTCTCGATCTCCGCCGTGCCGCTCGTGGTGATCGGCGGCGTCTCGGCCGCCACGTCGACGTCCTCGCCGCGCCGCAGCCGCCGTACGACCTCGGGGAGCCGGTGGTGCGCCAGCTCCAAGGCGGCGCGCTGCAGATCGACCAGCTCGGCGGTGATGCGGCGGCCGAACCGCACCGAGACGTACAGCGACAGGCCGATGCCGAGCAGACCGAGCAGAGCCACGGTGCCGACCTGCCACAGCGTCCGGCCGGCGAGGCTCTCGGCGCGGTCGGCGACCTGCTGCGCCGCGATGCCGGCCTGCCGGTCGAAGGTGATGTTGAGGCTCTGGATCGTGGATCCCCAGGTCGCCGACGACCCCGGCAGCGGCCGGCCGGGCTTGACCTCGTAGTTGACCGAGTCCTCGATGGAGGCGTATCGCGTGTACGCCGGGGTGCTCTGCAGTGTGATGTACGGCTTACGCAGCTCGGTGTCCAGGAGCTGGTAGCCCATGTCGTACAGCAGCCGCCGCTTGGTCACCGTCGAGGTGAAGAACGTCTTCTCCTCGGCGGTCATGGCGCCGAGCCCGACGACGGCGGCGAGGAGACCGGCCTGTTCGTTCATCAGCTCGCGGCTGCGGGCGAGCAGGGTGAGGGCCCGGGTCGGCTCGCTGAGCGAGGGGTCGTCGGAGATCTGGTTCTTGTCGTAGATGCGGGTCACCGCGTCCGACATGAGGCGGTAGGCGTCGAGCGCGAGCATGCGCGTGAAGCTGCGCGTGTCGACGCGTGCGCGGATGTCGGGGAGCCGCCGGGTGACGGTGACGAAGTCGGTCACGGCCGCGAGCAGCGGAGGGCTGGTGATCGCGCGGACGTCGTCGGTGAGGGCCAGCCGCTCGAAGGCGGCCCTGGAGCGGTCGGTCCTGGCGCGTTGCTCGTCGAGTTCGCCGCGGTCGGAGGAAGAGGATCCGAGGTAAAGCAGCGAGAGATAGCGCTCCTGCTGGATGTTCGCGGTGACCGCACGGGCCGGGTTGATGACGTTGTCGTAGACGGTCCTGATCCGCAGGAGCCGTAAGCCGTCCTGCGTGGTGATCGTGGCGGCGAACGTCCAGATCCCGATGAGGGAGACCAGTGGCACGAGCACCAGGGTCAGGATCTTGAACTTGATGGACCTACTCTGCCCGCCCATATGACCTCGCAGGGGAACCGGATCGTTACACGCGGGTTATCGGTGGCGAAACATTACCAACGGGGATCGTGCGTAGGTAGTGCCCTGAAGCAACGAAACGGCTCATTTTGCGTGGGATCGTCAACGTAATCAGTGGCAATAACTGTCTGGTTGTCAGACAATCCATGTCATGACATCCGTGCTACCCCTCGCTCCGATCCCCGCGCGCGGAACGGCCGCGGGCCCGGTCGCCGTGGTCGCCGCGGCCGTGTTGTGGGGGACCGCCGGCACCGCGGGAACACTGGCTCTCGGCGGCACGGCCGACCCCGTCGCGCTCGCCGCGGCCCGCCTCGTCGTCGGCGGCGCGGTGGTGGCCGTGCTCGCCGGCCTCGCCAACGTGGCCGCCGTGATCCGCTCGGGCCCCGCGCGCATGACCGCCGCGGCGGCCGCGGCCGCCGCGTACCAGTTGTGCTACTTCGCCGCCGTGACCCGCACCGGTGTGGCGATCGCGACCGTGGTCGCCATCGGCAGCGGCCCCGTCTTCACCGGCCTGCTCACCTGGTCGCGGGACCGTGAGCGGCCGGGCCGCCGCTGGACCCTCGCCACGGCCGCCGCCGTCACCGGATGCGCGGTCCTCGTCTCCGGCGGCCAGGCCTCCGGCGCGGAGCCGCTCGGCGTGCTGCTCGCGCTGACCGGTGGTCTCCTGTACGCCTTCTACGCCGTCGTCGCGGCGCGGTCCATCACCGGCGGCGCTCCCTCAGGCGCCGTGATGGGGGTGCTGTTCGGCGGCGCGGCGGTGATCATGCTGCCGGTGCTGCTGTGGCGGGGCACCGGCTGGCTCGCCGAACCGAACGGCCTGCTCGCCGCCGGCTACCTCGGCTGCGTCACCACCGCGCTGGCCGCCTATCTGTACGGCAGAGGACTGCGCGCCACACCGGTGGCCCGCGCCGCCACCCTGACTCTCGCCGAGCCCGCGGTGGCCGCGCTGCTCGGGGTGCTGCTCCTCCACGAACGGCTCGCGCCTGTCTCCCTGGCGGGCCTGGTGCTCCTCGGCGCCGCACTGGTGCTGGTGGCCGTCCCCGGACGCGCTCAGGTACCGACCGGCGCTCGGGGAGAGGCAGAATCGTCGAGGTGAAGATCCGCCCTGTCTCCACGGTCGAGGCCCTCGCCGCCGACCTGCGCCGGCGGGTGCTCTCCGGCGAGATCGCCCCCGGCACGGCCCTGCCGGAGCAGGAGCTGTCCGGCCGGTACGGCGTCGCGCGGCCCACCGTCCGCGAGGCCCTGGCCGCCTTGGTGCACGAGGGACTGCTGCGGCGCGAGCCCAACCGCAGCGCGTACGTCCCCGAGGTCACCCTCGC
The window above is part of the Sphaerisporangium rubeum genome. Proteins encoded here:
- a CDS encoding glycoside hydrolase family 6 protein, producing MGPWNSRSPWYRVLVLPVAFLLAVTGLSAAASAAASCEATYTVQQWGTTGSGGFVASLAVRNTGDSLWGWTVAFTFPGPPGSQTIQNGWNAQWIQSGTQVTALSQSYTQPPNHVLNAGATMVLGFTATWQGANPHPTAFTLNGVTCRTIVTATPTPTPTPIPTPTVKTPVNPFLGGTGYVNPDWTANALRSASIVRSGTGNNQLELRIYAVAGTPTAVWLDRIAKVTGPYSSRTLVDHLEGALQQRATYVTFVLYDLPYRDCTSPAGGGELGSPDGLGRYRAEFIDPITEIVSRPRYQGLRVVFVVEPRSLASLAVAPFQPTAMCQTAEASGVYTDGIRYAVDRLGPLPNVWLYLDAGVSHWIGYDTVFPGFADRIAATVRGTARGMSAVTGFALNVADYVPLDETFLPDPYRLVGGQPVHSSRFYDRNPVFDEGDFSTALLNAMTSRGFPSSVGMIVDTSRNGWGGTYRPRAPSTSTQVDTHVDQARIDRRTYRHNFCNQAGAGLGERPRPVSPNNYHALLWIKPPGESDGLSRPPILDVDDPNARFDVMCSPTAYGRINPAERTGALYEAPAPGQWHHDQFTMLVTNAYPPI
- a CDS encoding glycoside hydrolase family 6 protein, whose amino-acid sequence is MGLAQTPRNLLTVLMAAVLAAVGLVAGTSVRADAAVSCEVTYSTTTWGSGSGGLTASIAVRNTGEPLPRWTLTFTFPGSQRLTQGWSANWTQNGRRVSATSPAWSGTIATGGSFTIGFNATWTGSNPPPTDFALNGVPCRIILIPSPTPTPTPTPTPSPTPTPTPTPSPTPTPTPDVPVDNPFAGVAGYVNQDWTANVESSAVAAGGSAADSMRRLKSVSTAVWLDSIAKVTGGPGVTRGLAAHLDAAVAQGAGYVTLVLYNLPDKDCLNLVSPAELHWQDNGLNRYRTEFVDAITAVVSQPKYARLRVAAIVEPRSLVDLITGNHYVSCVQAGQSGAYTQGIRYALDRLSPLPNVYTYLDAGHAGWIGWDANFGALADLIASVVRDTAAGAASVDGIATNVADYVPTEEPYLTDPYAMIGGSPVRSARFYEWNPYFDERDYATAMRGALIQRGLSSAIGAVIDTSRNGWGGPDRPGSPGVGGTVDEYVDGGRLDRRPYRFSWCNQKGAGLGSRPVANPFPGVDALLWIKPPGESDGAGGPLLPPESDRLVDRMCDPSANNRFNPAVPTNALPNAPMYGDWHHDQFAALVANAYPPAAG
- a CDS encoding phenylacetate--CoA ligase family protein, whose protein sequence is MSEELPAAGYWTGFDQLRAAQDKQLHMVFEQVGRSPFYRERFGGRPVTELDGLPMTSKDDLRDSYPFGMLAVPKARLATYHESSGTSGAATPTPTYYTAQEWDELVDRFLRNSIPMTADDTLLVRIPYALVMAGHLAHQAGLAVGATVIPSDCRSLASPYSRVVRALHDLDVTLTWSTPSEVLVWAAGARLAGYRTETDFPSLRAFYTAGEPLSPARRARISEVWGGTPVLDVYGSTEVGSVAGTCPAGVMHFWADRLLPEVYDAETGAFAREGSGQLVVTPLYQEAMPLIRYDLGDHVEIHYDECACGWYLPTIRVLGRISHGNEVAGRSLSVRQVEEAVYRLPAGLGVLFWRAKAHPERLVVQIEVEHEHAADAVSGLLAIIEELLDVPATVEPVPPGTLVPAELLTGRLDAMKPRRLFGPDEDWDAAVLRC
- a CDS encoding MFS transporter; amino-acid sequence: MTPDSVPATVAPHKNERPDLRRLQRRTLGVLSAAQVAGGIGVATGAAVSSLLVADISGSVAISGFAGTATVLGAALLAIPAAQAANRSGRRTGLLLAYGLAVLGCVICVAAIAIRSWPLLLAGLVLAGGASAGNLAARYSATDLSPPGYAGRHLSLVVWAATIGSVTGPNLAGPAEQAAVALGLGREEGPFALAAVTFTVAAVIVVAGLRPDPLLVARGTAGNTGTSTGPRISTGPHISDGSGASDGGVAGGLGTADGPGTQDGRGGAAVRPKRTLRGSWRVVRETPDARRALVAIAASHTAMVSIMSMTPVHLDHGDAGLSIIGIVLSAHIAGMYVFSPLVGWLADRAGAIPVLVIGLCQLLLAAAIAASAAPGDVALLSLGLFLLGTGWSCGLVAGSALLSESVGIDHRPSAQGLSDLIMNVCGATGTMVAGVVVAAGSYAMLGVAVAVLVTLPAAWLLSARAGRAPAS
- a CDS encoding pyridoxamine 5'-phosphate oxidase family protein, with protein sequence MFETEAELDRLQALLDASLASSTAHLRSIITPGERTIPARRLTEILNGMCTLALSTVTASGEPRISGVDGHFLHGKWIFGTSATAAKARHLRARPAVSAAYLRGEEIGVFTHGTAHLLNPEDGPADPTWDEVKAHLIAHYGESPTGWGDVVYYRLEPHWMVVYAGDPDKVAPNAS
- a CDS encoding VOC family protein codes for the protein MEPRISLITLGVSDLRRSHAFYRDGLGLPTTREPEEGIVFFRTSGVVLALYPYADLADDVGPGWDGPRSTFTGITIAHNVRERHEVDEVLEQARRAGAEIVKPAADTHWGGYSGYFTDPDGYLWEIAWGAFPFHADGSVDVG
- a CDS encoding ATP-binding protein translates to MSATTTATGRLTTPARVHLGGQSRPVQPVRSAWRDGTRASWVLVPEPTTVPRIRKRVRRQLAEWNVPGCGDTVELLVSETVTNAMRHAWGAVLTLTIENGTCRCEVRDTNPAMPAVCHAHEGDEGGRGIYLMEALADRWGARAEPTGKVVWFEVTCRTPAPTDHDT